One window of Thermococcus sp. JdF3 genomic DNA carries:
- a CDS encoding PDGLE domain-containing protein encodes MRTVFKGLVVIAVVLAIVLPLASSNPDGLEATMEKVGLEENPVYHAPLDYGETWGQSVVMGLLGIILTFGVGYGLAKLAKGA; translated from the coding sequence ATGAGAACGGTTTTCAAAGGGCTGGTAGTTATAGCCGTCGTGCTGGCGATAGTGCTGCCGCTGGCTTCAAGCAATCCGGATGGACTCGAAGCCACTATGGAGAAAGTCGGCCTTGAGGAGAACCCGGTTTACCACGCTCCCCTCGATTACGGCGAAACCTGGGGCCAGAGCGTGGTCATGGGACTGCTCGGAATCATCCTAACCTTCGGGGTTGGCTACGGTTTAGCAAAGCTCGCGAAGGGTGCCTGA
- a CDS encoding energy-coupling factor ABC transporter permease, with product MHIPDGLLSTPVIVITYAITIAGIAYAAKKLRNFPEEKIPLLGLFAAGIFAAQMVNFPIIGGVSGHLLGATLVAIMLGPYAAVIVMTAVLLIQTLLFGDGGITAIGANILNMGLIGAIVGYGIYTKLKSLNETFAMGFAAWLSVVLGAALASVEIGLSHSLPFFKVLTLMAGYHSIIGIGEAVLTVLIVYAVRAKLPSVEGVPA from the coding sequence TTGCATATCCCGGATGGACTGTTGAGTACACCGGTAATAGTGATTACCTACGCAATAACGATAGCCGGGATAGCCTACGCGGCCAAAAAGCTCAGGAACTTCCCGGAGGAGAAGATACCCCTCCTGGGCCTCTTCGCGGCCGGAATCTTCGCGGCGCAGATGGTCAACTTCCCGATAATAGGGGGCGTCAGCGGTCATCTGCTCGGGGCGACGCTGGTTGCGATAATGCTCGGACCCTACGCGGCGGTAATAGTCATGACCGCGGTTCTGCTCATACAGACGCTCCTCTTCGGGGACGGAGGAATAACGGCAATCGGCGCAAACATCCTCAACATGGGACTGATAGGGGCCATCGTAGGCTACGGCATTTATACCAAGCTCAAGTCCCTCAACGAAACCTTTGCCATGGGCTTTGCTGCCTGGCTCTCCGTCGTTCTTGGAGCTGCCCTCGCATCGGTCGAGATAGGCCTGAGCCACAGCCTTCCGTTCTTCAAAGTCCTTACCCTGATGGCCGGCTACCACTCGATAATCGGAATCGGTGAAGCGGTACTCACCGTCCTGATAGTCTACGCCGTGAGGGCAAAGCTTCCATCGGTGGAGGGGGTGCCTGCATGA
- a CDS encoding proteasome assembly chaperone family protein, translating into MKESVIHVYERPQLRDPVFIEGLPGIGLVGKLAAEHLIQELNAVKFAELYSPHFMHQVLIKKNSVVELMKNEFYYWKNPDENGRDIIIITGDQQVPPTDSPGHFEVVGKMLDFVNEFGVREIITMGGYQVPELQGEPRVLAAVTHEELVEHYQRKLEGCQVEVIWREDEGGAIVGAAGLLLGMGKLRSMYGVSLLGESLGYIVDAKAAKSVLLAVTKILGIELDMTALEERAKETEEILRKVQEMQRAMLEQQMPPAPEEEDRGYL; encoded by the coding sequence ATGAAGGAGTCAGTTATTCACGTCTATGAGAGGCCCCAGCTCAGAGATCCCGTTTTCATAGAGGGCCTGCCCGGTATAGGGCTGGTCGGAAAGCTCGCCGCCGAGCACCTCATTCAGGAACTCAACGCGGTCAAGTTTGCCGAGCTCTACTCGCCGCACTTCATGCACCAGGTTCTCATCAAGAAGAACTCAGTCGTCGAGCTGATGAAGAACGAGTTCTACTACTGGAAGAACCCGGACGAGAACGGAAGGGACATCATAATCATCACCGGCGACCAGCAGGTTCCGCCAACGGACAGCCCCGGCCACTTCGAGGTCGTCGGAAAGATGCTGGACTTCGTTAACGAATTTGGCGTTCGCGAGATAATCACGATGGGCGGCTACCAGGTGCCCGAGCTCCAGGGAGAGCCGAGGGTTCTGGCGGCTGTAACCCACGAGGAGCTGGTTGAGCACTATCAGAGAAAGCTCGAGGGCTGTCAGGTCGAGGTTATCTGGCGCGAGGACGAAGGGGGAGCGATAGTCGGTGCCGCCGGACTGCTCCTCGGCATGGGCAAGCTCCGCTCGATGTACGGGGTAAGCCTTCTCGGCGAGAGTCTCGGGTACATCGTCGATGCAAAGGCGGCGAAATCGGTCCTCCTGGCGGTGACGAAGATACTGGGCATCGAGCTCGACATGACCGCCCTCGAAGAGCGCGCCAAGGAGACTGAGGAGATACTCAGGAAGGTCCAGGAGATGCAGAGGGCCATGCTGGAGCAGCAGATGCCACCGGCCCCGGAGGAGGAAGACAGGGGCTACCTCTGA
- a CDS encoding RNA-protein complex protein Nop10, whose amino-acid sequence MHFRIRKCPECGRYTLKEICPVCGAKTKVAHPPRFSPEDPYGEYRRRLKREQLGIVGRD is encoded by the coding sequence ATGCACTTCCGGATCAGGAAGTGTCCCGAGTGTGGGCGCTACACCCTCAAGGAAATCTGTCCGGTCTGCGGAGCTAAAACAAAGGTAGCCCATCCGCCGCGCTTCTCACCGGAGGACCCCTACGGGGAGTACAGAAGGAGGCTGAAGCGCGAGCAGCTGGGCATTGTCGGGAGGGATTGA